The Methylomusa anaerophila genome has a segment encoding these proteins:
- a CDS encoding non-ribosomal peptide synthetase has product MTRTELLIAFKEGKLSTAELQERLRALKEQPRKNPLSEGQQGLWMLQKISPAMSAYNIPLCFRVFQKLDMEKFKQACAYMLKQYPILTTVFGENDGVPYQIVQPSQALAWQQEDIAALESDEILPYLKKKAKEPFSLECGPLMRVQLLSRSEREHIVLIVIHHIIFDGSSTFLLIKSILETYRDLIGGKNQAPQPFATSFIDFVEWEQAMLAGKEGDGHRAYWQRQLSGTLPVLELPADRPRFSSQSLNGQTFTSLLSADLTKRIKAFAQSQHMNLSIVLLGVFNVLLHRYTGQEDIIVGMPAIGRPQERFDSLPGYFINMLPIRSQVTGEQSFSQLIKELQLNVVDGLDHAAYPFPAIVRELNVPRTQTNSAVFQVAFVYQNFLQSTSLQTIKDLSPNSLSIEFIDDMHQEGEFEFALEIFEGDQFTLNIKYDPDIYDLSTIERMMGHYIKLVEKIVDQPSLALAEYSFLSQEEQDTILIDWNATQAEYPKEKTIHQLFEDQVERLPDNTAAIFEENSLTYRQLNDKANQLARVLREEGVTPNSIVAIMVARSLEMIIGLMAILKAGGAYLPISPDNPADRIAYMLKDSEAKIVLTQNRFLNKTNFDGLTIDLEDQRLYAGEKENLARINSPRDIAYVIYTSGSTGKPKGVLIEHYSLINRLNWMQKSYPIGEKDTILQKTPYTFDVSVWELFWWSLQGSRVCFLQPGGEKDPGKIVDEIEKNKVTTMHFVPSMLNAFLEYIEGGMDLKRLASLRQVFASGEALPLQQVKRFNNSLNASNNTKLHNLYGPTEASIDVSYFDCSSGEELNVIPIGKPIDNIRLYVLDKSQRLQPVGVTGELYIAGDGLARGYLNRPDLTAEKFVSDPFTPGERMYRTGDLARWLPDGNIEYLGRIDHQVKIRGLRIELGEIENQLLSHPAIKEAVVVTKESKEGSKYLCGYVVTQEELNVAEVKEYLAKELPDYMVPAYIIQLEKIPLTSSGKADRKVLPDPDSSMMTAGTEYEAPRNETEKILVEIWQEVLGTKGIGINDNFFALGGDSIKAIQVLTRLQRLKLKLDVKYLLTNPVIKEVGKYVTQEVKFAPRDTAANKIELEELDNILMEFEENSV; this is encoded by the coding sequence GTGACGCGAACAGAACTTCTCATCGCATTTAAGGAAGGCAAACTATCGACGGCTGAGCTGCAGGAACGGCTTCGGGCACTGAAGGAACAGCCTCGCAAGAATCCGCTTTCCGAAGGCCAGCAAGGCTTGTGGATGTTGCAAAAAATTTCGCCGGCAATGAGTGCCTATAATATTCCTTTATGCTTTCGCGTTTTTCAGAAGCTGGATATGGAAAAGTTTAAGCAAGCCTGTGCTTACATGCTGAAGCAGTATCCCATCCTGACGACTGTATTTGGTGAAAACGACGGCGTTCCTTACCAAATTGTTCAGCCGTCCCAGGCTCTCGCCTGGCAACAGGAAGACATTGCCGCCCTTGAATCTGACGAGATCCTGCCGTATCTCAAAAAGAAAGCAAAAGAACCATTTTCCCTGGAATGCGGTCCCTTAATGCGGGTGCAGCTTTTGTCCCGGTCTGAACGAGAGCACATCGTACTTATTGTCATTCATCATATTATTTTTGACGGCAGTTCCACCTTTCTGCTTATTAAATCTATTTTGGAAACCTACCGGGATCTGATTGGCGGGAAGAATCAGGCGCCCCAGCCCTTTGCAACCAGCTTCATCGATTTTGTTGAATGGGAACAAGCTATGTTGGCAGGCAAAGAAGGCGACGGGCACAGGGCTTACTGGCAGCGGCAACTGTCAGGAACATTGCCGGTATTGGAGCTTCCTGCCGATCGTCCCCGTTTTTCCTCCCAAAGCCTAAACGGCCAAACCTTTACCAGCTTGCTTTCGGCTGATTTGACCAAACGGATAAAAGCCTTTGCCCAAAGCCAGCATATGAATTTGTCAATCGTTTTATTAGGGGTTTTCAACGTATTGTTACATCGCTATACCGGGCAGGAGGATATTATCGTCGGCATGCCGGCCATAGGACGGCCGCAGGAAAGATTTGACTCCCTGCCCGGCTATTTTATTAACATGCTGCCGATAAGAAGTCAGGTAACCGGGGAACAGAGCTTTTCCCAGCTTATCAAAGAATTGCAATTAAATGTGGTTGACGGCTTGGATCACGCCGCCTATCCGTTTCCTGCCATAGTCAGGGAATTAAATGTGCCCCGCACCCAGACGAATTCCGCTGTTTTTCAAGTAGCCTTCGTCTATCAAAATTTTCTCCAATCAACAAGTTTACAAACAATCAAGGATCTGAGTCCCAATTCGCTGTCCATAGAATTTATTGACGATATGCACCAGGAAGGCGAGTTTGAGTTTGCATTAGAGATTTTTGAAGGGGATCAGTTTACCCTAAATATCAAATATGATCCTGATATCTATGATCTTTCGACCATTGAGAGAATGATGGGGCACTATATCAAATTAGTCGAAAAGATTGTGGACCAGCCCAGCCTGGCCCTGGCGGAATATTCCTTCCTGTCGCAAGAAGAGCAGGATACCATACTTATTGACTGGAATGCCACGCAGGCGGAGTATCCGAAAGAAAAAACAATCCATCAACTTTTTGAAGATCAAGTGGAAAGACTGCCGGATAACACAGCGGCAATCTTTGAAGAAAATAGCCTTACCTACCGACAATTAAACGATAAAGCCAACCAATTGGCGAGGGTGCTGCGGGAAGAGGGTGTGACCCCCAACAGTATCGTCGCCATAATGGTCGCGCGGTCGCTGGAAATGATCATCGGGCTTATGGCCATTTTAAAGGCAGGGGGCGCGTATTTGCCGATAAGTCCTGACAACCCGGCAGACCGGATAGCATACATGTTGAAAGACAGCGAAGCAAAAATTGTTCTCACCCAAAATCGTTTTCTTAATAAAACGAATTTTGACGGACTTACCATAGATTTGGAAGACCAAAGGCTGTACGCGGGCGAGAAAGAAAATCTGGCGAGAATAAACTCACCGCGGGATATCGCCTATGTAATATATACATCCGGTTCAACAGGCAAACCCAAGGGTGTGTTGATAGAGCACTACTCGCTGATCAACAGGCTGAATTGGATGCAAAAAAGTTACCCCATCGGCGAAAAGGATACCATACTGCAAAAGACGCCATATACCTTTGACGTATCGGTGTGGGAGTTATTTTGGTGGTCTTTGCAGGGTTCGCGAGTATGCTTCCTGCAACCGGGCGGGGAAAAAGACCCCGGCAAAATTGTGGATGAAATAGAGAAAAACAAGGTAACAACCATGCATTTTGTACCTTCCATGCTGAATGCGTTTCTGGAATATATTGAAGGCGGTATGGACTTAAAAAGGCTTGCAAGTTTAAGGCAGGTATTTGCCAGCGGCGAAGCGCTTCCCTTACAACAGGTTAAACGCTTCAACAACTCCCTCAATGCCAGCAACAATACCAAACTGCACAATTTGTACGGACCAACGGAAGCGAGTATTGACGTATCATATTTCGATTGTTCATCAGGCGAAGAGTTAAATGTTATACCTATCGGCAAGCCGATAGACAATATCAGACTTTATGTGCTGGATAAGAGCCAAAGGCTGCAACCTGTGGGCGTCACAGGGGAATTATATATAGCCGGGGATGGACTGGCAAGAGGATACCTGAACCGGCCGGATCTGACGGCTGAAAAATTTGTTTCTGATCCATTCACACCCGGTGAAAGAATGTATCGAACAGGCGACCTGGCAAGATGGCTGCCTGACGGGAATATAGAATATCTGGGAAGAATTGATCACCAGGTGAAAATCAGAGGCTTGAGAATAGAGCTGGGTGAGATTGAAAATCAACTTTTGAGTCACCCGGCAATAAAAGAAGCGGTTGTAGTAACAAAAGAAAGCAAAGAAGGAAGCAAGTACCTTTGCGGTTATGTTGTCACCCAGGAAGAGCTTAACGTGGCTGAAGTAAAAGAGTATCTTGCCAAGGAATTGCCGGATTATATGGTACCCGCCTATATTATCCAGTTGGAAAAAATACCACTGACATCCAGCGGCAAAGCCGACAGAAAAGTGCTGCCCGATCCGGACAGCAGCATGATGACAGCAGGTACGGAATACGAAGCGCCGCGAAACGAAACCGAAAAAATACTTGTTGAAATATGGCAGGAAGTATTGGGGACTAAGGGTATCGGTATTAACGATAATTTCTTTGCTCTGGGCGGCGACTCAATAAAAGCAATTCAAGTGTTGACAAGGCTGCAGCGTTTAAAACTAAAATTGGACGTTAAATATTTACTGACAAATCCGGTAATCAAGGAAGTCGGCAAATATGTAACACAAGAGGTTAAATTTGCACCAAGGGATACTGCCGCCAACAAAATTGAGTTGGAGGAGCTTGACAATATCCTAATGGAATTTGAGGAAAATTCAGTTTGA
- a CDS encoding beta-ketoacyl synthase N-terminal-like domain-containing protein, whose protein sequence is MKYSLTMTTEHPIINGHMVYEQNLLPGLAYIDVLYQLAQEGMGLDYRQHCLKRLSIYNPLIVAEDRPVKLEILFDKVTDYWKITVEGTETDAHGNPLPSKQKLYITAELHEETIIFDEQIDTEAMKQAAAQPVDMEMVYAKAGTQGLVHQGMIKAKGNMYPADAGCLIELRIDDAYHDEATEILFHPTLIDGAAMATGFLEGKDDTGNGEELYIPLYYESFSCSEPLQTHCYARVSPTSLRTVNDVRTIDIAFFNTAGKQVAQLNGITAKRIRFKEQINPGFKKETVSAAIQGSLGSEPSQYQLETTATHIESLLRKIFSRRLNQAPSQIDINAGFFELGLESSQLLAIVNDIENSLNVSLSPTLLFENNNIREIVDYLKAKKKENGDSLSAITPVETFTNHARSAQETPDIAVIGLAGRYPGARNIQEFWQNLKAGRDCITEIPKDRWDYNLYFDEDKDKAGKTYCKWGGFLEDVDQFDPLFFNISPREAEIMDPMDRLFLETVWNLLENTGYTQETLHRQYQSRIGVYVGAMYQQYHYYNSDTVKESAISISSYSSIANRVSYFFNLQGPSVAIDTACSSSAIAIHMACESLTKGDCQLAIAGGVNLSIHPNKYLGLSLMQLLGSHPDSRSFGNGDGFLPAEGVGAVLLKPLAKAIRDGDPILAVIKSTATNHGGRTSGFSVPNPNAQARLIEDNFLKSGIDPRTISYVEAAASGTVLGDPIEITGLNKAFQKFTRDQQFCAIGSVKSNIGHAEAASGISQLTKVILQLQHQQLVPSIKAEPLNPGINFNNSPFYLQRELQEWKRPVVRNNGDEREFPRRATVSSFGAGGSNAHLIIEEYIPSQAEPTPIPCSPGSPQSPQSPQIVVFSAKNPDQLAAVIQQILDFIEIEKDIKDVKEISLADLAYTLQVGREAMEFRLAMVGSNKEELIQGMKEYLNNEGETSIPAFTGDQEGDHSKIRSLLSGKAEQAVLQVFLAEQDFEKIALYWTQGGRISWELLHEGQKVRIIPLPTYPFARERYWISEQGEELQPSAFIQPVTDQEQQLAAEPGKPTQESIQDYIVQFLSRELRLPRDQIKVNKNLQNYGVDSIVGMKLMRDFETRFNIKITGREMLEHQTIKSLSAHLALKLEGLNSQDIQDIVAGDSLTAKSQPGELPVNDPEIEALEKFKQGELTLEEIESLLDKGVI, encoded by the coding sequence ATGAAATATAGCTTAACCATGACCACAGAACATCCGATAATTAACGGCCACATGGTTTATGAGCAAAATTTGCTGCCGGGCCTGGCTTATATTGACGTTCTGTATCAACTGGCGCAAGAAGGCATGGGATTGGATTATCGGCAGCACTGCCTGAAGCGTTTGTCTATTTACAATCCCTTGATCGTGGCCGAAGACCGGCCGGTAAAGCTGGAAATCCTGTTTGATAAGGTAACGGATTATTGGAAAATTACCGTTGAGGGTACGGAAACAGACGCCCATGGCAATCCATTACCGTCAAAGCAAAAATTGTACATTACGGCGGAATTGCATGAAGAAACAATAATATTTGATGAACAAATTGATACGGAAGCCATGAAACAGGCCGCCGCCCAGCCCGTGGATATGGAAATGGTGTATGCCAAAGCCGGAACACAGGGATTGGTTCATCAGGGGATGATTAAGGCCAAAGGAAATATGTATCCGGCGGATGCCGGTTGTTTGATCGAACTGCGGATAGATGATGCCTACCATGATGAAGCAACCGAAATTCTTTTTCATCCCACCCTTATCGACGGCGCCGCAATGGCAACGGGATTTTTAGAGGGCAAAGACGATACCGGGAACGGGGAAGAGCTGTACATTCCCTTATATTACGAATCATTCTCCTGCAGCGAACCCCTGCAAACCCATTGTTACGCCAGGGTAAGCCCAACTTCGCTCCGCACGGTTAATGATGTTCGCACCATAGATATCGCCTTCTTTAATACCGCCGGGAAACAGGTTGCGCAGTTAAACGGAATAACGGCAAAACGGATACGGTTTAAGGAACAGATCAACCCCGGCTTCAAAAAAGAAACCGTTTCAGCCGCTATCCAGGGAAGTTTAGGTTCCGAACCTTCCCAATACCAGTTGGAGACAACCGCAACGCATATAGAAAGCCTTTTACGGAAGATATTTTCCCGGCGCCTCAATCAGGCGCCCTCTCAGATCGACATAAATGCCGGTTTCTTTGAATTGGGCCTGGAATCATCCCAGTTATTGGCGATAGTGAATGATATTGAAAACTCCCTGAACGTATCTCTAAGTCCGACGTTGTTGTTTGAAAATAATAACATCCGGGAAATAGTTGATTACTTGAAAGCAAAAAAGAAAGAAAACGGCGATTCTCTTTCCGCGATTACTCCTGTTGAAACTTTCACCAATCATGCCAGGTCTGCCCAAGAAACCCCGGATATTGCCGTCATCGGCCTGGCCGGGCGCTATCCCGGGGCAAGAAACATTCAGGAGTTTTGGCAAAACCTCAAAGCGGGCAGGGATTGCATTACGGAGATTCCCAAGGACCGCTGGGACTACAATTTGTACTTCGACGAAGATAAGGACAAGGCGGGAAAAACTTACTGCAAGTGGGGCGGCTTTTTAGAAGACGTGGATCAGTTTGATCCCCTGTTCTTCAATATCTCACCGCGGGAAGCGGAAATCATGGATCCCATGGACCGTCTTTTCTTGGAAACTGTTTGGAATTTGCTGGAAAACACCGGCTATACGCAAGAAACCCTGCACCGCCAATACCAGTCCAGGATCGGGGTTTATGTCGGCGCAATGTATCAACAATATCATTACTATAATTCAGATACCGTTAAAGAATCGGCGATTTCCATATCTTCCTACAGCTCTATTGCCAACCGGGTTTCTTACTTTTTTAACCTTCAGGGCCCCAGTGTGGCAATTGATACCGCCTGTTCATCCTCGGCTATCGCCATTCATATGGCCTGTGAAAGCCTGACGAAAGGAGATTGCCAGCTGGCAATTGCCGGGGGGGTAAATCTTTCGATTCATCCCAATAAGTACCTGGGATTGAGCTTGATGCAACTCCTTGGCAGCCATCCCGACAGCAGGAGCTTTGGCAACGGGGATGGATTTCTTCCGGCCGAAGGCGTGGGCGCCGTATTGTTAAAACCGCTGGCAAAAGCAATCCGAGATGGGGACCCCATCCTGGCCGTAATTAAATCGACAGCGACCAATCATGGCGGACGAACCAGTGGATTTTCCGTTCCTAATCCCAATGCCCAAGCCCGGTTAATCGAAGATAATTTTCTAAAATCCGGTATTGATCCCCGGACCATCAGTTATGTTGAAGCAGCCGCCAGTGGCACCGTTTTAGGAGATCCGATTGAAATCACCGGCTTGAATAAAGCCTTTCAAAAATTTACAAGGGATCAACAGTTTTGTGCCATCGGGTCGGTAAAATCCAATATTGGCCACGCCGAAGCAGCTTCAGGAATTTCCCAGCTTACCAAAGTTATTTTACAGTTGCAGCATCAACAACTGGTTCCTTCGATCAAAGCAGAACCACTGAATCCCGGGATAAATTTCAACAACAGCCCCTTTTACCTGCAGCGGGAGCTTCAGGAATGGAAACGGCCTGTGGTCAGGAACAACGGAGATGAACGGGAGTTTCCCCGGCGCGCCACGGTAAGTTCCTTTGGGGCCGGGGGATCCAACGCGCATTTAATTATTGAAGAATATATCCCTTCACAGGCAGAGCCCACTCCTATACCTTGTTCCCCAGGCTCACCTCAGTCACCTCAGTCACCTCAGATTGTGGTCTTTTCGGCAAAAAACCCGGACCAATTGGCGGCAGTAATCCAACAAATACTTGATTTCATAGAAATTGAAAAGGACATCAAGGATGTCAAGGAGATTTCTTTAGCGGATTTAGCTTATACACTCCAGGTAGGGCGGGAAGCCATGGAGTTTCGCCTGGCAATGGTAGGCAGCAACAAGGAAGAGCTGATCCAGGGCATGAAAGAATATCTGAACAACGAGGGGGAAACCTCCATACCTGCCTTTACCGGGGACCAGGAAGGAGATCACTCGAAAATTAGAAGTCTGCTTTCCGGCAAGGCGGAGCAAGCTGTTTTGCAAGTTTTTCTGGCCGAGCAGGATTTTGAAAAAATTGCTCTGTATTGGACGCAGGGCGGCAGGATTTCCTGGGAGTTGCTGCATGAAGGTCAAAAAGTCCGGATTATACCTTTGCCTACTTATCCTTTTGCCAGGGAACGCTACTGGATTTCAGAACAGGGCGAGGAGCTTCAGCCGTCAGCTTTTATACAACCCGTTACGGACCAGGAGCAGCAGTTGGCAGCTGAGCCCGGCAAACCAACCCAGGAAAGTATTCAGGATTACATTGTGCAATTTTTGTCGCGGGAACTACGTCTTCCCCGGGACCAAATCAAGGTAAATAAAAATCTCCAGAACTACGGCGTAGATTCAATTGTTGGCATGAAACTCATGCGTGATTTTGAAACGCGTTTTAACATTAAAATTACGGGACGGGAAATGCTGGAGCATCAAACAATTAAATCTTTATCGGCTCATCTGGCTTTAAAACTTGAAGGGCTGAACAGCCAGGATATTCAGGATATTGTTGCAGGCGACAGCTTAACGGCAAAATCCCAGCCCGGCGAGTTGCCCGTCAATGATCCTGAAATTGAAGCTTTAGAAAAATTTAAGCAAGGGGAACTAACCCTTGAGGAAATAGAGAGCCTGTTAGATAAAGGAGTGATATAG